The Natronoglycomyces albus genome has a segment encoding these proteins:
- a CDS encoding cytochrome P450 — MLFQLWDHPRPAESVFRRDGQVVVTSHRLAKTVLTDATRFSAGNALDAITSLTPATMRALARHRFRLPPTMANNATDSHPHLRELVGEAFHPGKVNSLRPWLTDLVRQQLVSVRSRLDAGEVVDLDAHVSAEIPLLALGRLLGVPSDATAEVKQFSRAALEMFWGRPDEERQLQLASVVGPYHARLREHIRTSTGTMGRVRDQHSEDTATAALFFLLVAGQETTAQFLTLLLHRLLTDRDLLTEVEPTQAGAIVEEGLRLFPSIVSWRRVARVDTQLEGFAINAGESVLVWLAAAGRDPAIVDKPEEFVAGQRGSRKHLAFGAGAHRCLGSQLTRLESEVVIAQAVPVLRECELVQAPSSPDNLSFRMPGPMLVRKRAHVNTGPSPQL; from the coding sequence ATGTTGTTTCAGCTGTGGGATCACCCGCGCCCGGCCGAGTCGGTATTCCGGCGCGATGGCCAGGTCGTGGTCACCTCGCACCGGCTGGCCAAGACCGTACTAACCGACGCGACCCGGTTCAGCGCGGGGAACGCTTTGGACGCGATCACCTCATTGACCCCGGCGACCATGCGCGCGCTGGCACGACACCGGTTTCGCCTCCCGCCCACTATGGCCAACAACGCCACCGACAGCCACCCGCACTTGCGAGAGCTGGTCGGCGAGGCGTTTCACCCCGGCAAGGTCAACTCACTACGCCCTTGGTTGACGGATTTGGTGCGTCAACAGCTCGTTTCGGTGCGATCACGACTCGACGCTGGCGAGGTGGTCGACCTCGACGCGCATGTGTCAGCCGAGATCCCTCTGCTGGCTTTGGGCCGGTTGCTAGGTGTGCCCTCCGATGCGACGGCGGAGGTCAAACAGTTCTCCCGGGCGGCGTTGGAGATGTTCTGGGGTCGGCCCGACGAGGAGCGCCAGTTGCAGCTGGCTTCCGTGGTTGGGCCCTACCACGCACGACTGCGGGAACACATTCGTACCTCCACGGGAACGATGGGGCGGGTACGCGATCAACATTCGGAGGACACCGCGACTGCGGCACTGTTCTTCCTGCTGGTGGCCGGGCAGGAGACCACGGCACAGTTTCTCACCCTCTTGCTGCATCGTCTGTTGACCGACCGAGATCTGCTCACCGAGGTCGAACCGACCCAGGCGGGGGCCATCGTCGAAGAGGGGTTGCGACTGTTCCCCTCCATAGTGTCTTGGCGGCGGGTTGCGCGGGTGGATACGCAGCTGGAAGGTTTTGCCATCAACGCGGGAGAGTCGGTCTTGGTGTGGCTGGCCGCGGCCGGACGCGACCCGGCCATTGTGGACAAGCCGGAGGAATTTGTCGCGGGTCAACGGGGTTCACGTAAGCACTTGGCCTTTGGGGCGGGTGCTCACCGGTGTCTGGGCAGCCAGTTGACACGCCTGGAGTCTGAGGTCGTGATCGCCCAGGCCGTGCCTGTACTGCGCGAATGTGAATTGGTGCAGGCTCCGAGCAGCCCGGATAACCTCTCGTTTCGGATGCCAGGCCCGATGCTGGTGCGAAAGAGGGCGCACGTGAATACCGGCCCGTCGCCTCAGCTGTGA